A region from the Geobacter benzoatilyticus genome encodes:
- a CDS encoding BrnA antitoxin family protein — translation MKASSDKMHDKYKDLDFTDAKPVGETPHLAKLQAEAGGKSRITMRVDNDVLATFKARAEMNGGNYQTLMNDALKQFAQGLRLTDVVREAIHETWESCLTARSTGRGKKLRAG, via the coding sequence ATGAAAGCCAGTTCTGACAAAATGCACGACAAATACAAAGACCTTGATTTTACCGATGCAAAACCGGTTGGCGAAACGCCGCACCTTGCCAAATTACAGGCAGAAGCGGGAGGAAAATCGAGAATTACCATGCGGGTTGATAACGATGTACTGGCAACGTTCAAGGCACGGGCCGAGATGAACGGTGGCAACTACCAGACGCTGATGAATGATGCCTTGAAGCAGTTTGCCCAAGGACTGAGGCTGACGGACGTGGTACGCGAAGCTATTCATGAAACATGGGAATCATGCCTAACCGCGCGCTCAACCGGTCGCGGGAAAAAACTCCGCGCCGGTTAG
- a CDS encoding BrnT family toxin, with the protein MKIIWDSEKAAANPKNNDGVTFEEARHVLLDPYALTREDSDSKNEQRFIITFGMGGKNRTLIVVYTYRGETIRIISAWKASEPQWRRYESQF; encoded by the coding sequence ATGAAAATCATCTGGGATTCCGAAAAGGCAGCGGCAAACCCTAAGAATAATGATGGCGTTACCTTTGAGGAAGCCCGGCATGTTTTGCTTGATCCCTACGCATTAACTCGTGAGGACAGTGACTCGAAAAACGAGCAACGCTTTATCATCACGTTTGGCATGGGTGGGAAGAATCGAACCCTGATCGTTGTCTACACCTACAGAGGCGAAACAATCCGGATCATTTCGGCCTGGAAAGCCAGTGAGCCGCAGTGGAGGCGCTATGAAAGCCAGTTCTGA
- a CDS encoding SBBP repeat-containing protein: MITTYRSVRAVLLFIIIFGLSGCGGDSSTVDVADSSSVPPKNQLAIMSGSYGNDRGNSIAVDSAGNIVVAGYTEGSFDSGIKMGNSDLLLVKYDKNGSKMWSTQLGVTGAVTKATGVAIDGASNVYVTGYTEGELDGHITDGNREMFLVKFTPQGVKLWSRLLGETYASTEAHGVAVDSDSSVYVTGFSSKLVHPYAFDGNPFVGDTDTFLVKYRSNGDKVWSKLLGASSSYTGFPKTIGNGIAVDSSSNIYITGWTTGQFDANDSSHWPYSSVFNAKFDVNGNLQWAKTFGSGTVASRANGVAADNQGNTYIAGYNYNSHASLLLLKFDSNGNVQWSKEEQTATSDAVFQAVAVDASGNVYPTGYTQVALDGNIVTGVGDIVVVKYGPNGDKKWQKQLGFSGVFMAGYGCAVGPESLYVTGSAYSHWDLTPSVVTSGTDMIIAGFDLSSGFH, from the coding sequence ATGATCACTACCTATCGTAGTGTACGGGCTGTACTCCTGTTTATCATAATCTTTGGCCTTTCAGGATGCGGAGGAGACTCTTCAACTGTTGATGTGGCCGATAGCTCTTCTGTACCCCCGAAAAATCAGTTAGCAATCATGTCCGGGTCGTATGGGAATGACCGGGGCAATTCAATAGCAGTTGACAGCGCCGGCAATATCGTAGTTGCCGGGTACACAGAAGGCAGTTTCGATTCAGGCATAAAGATGGGTAACTCCGATCTACTTCTTGTCAAGTACGACAAGAATGGCTCCAAGATGTGGTCGACCCAATTGGGGGTGACGGGCGCTGTTACTAAAGCTACCGGGGTTGCCATTGACGGTGCAAGCAATGTTTATGTAACTGGTTATACAGAGGGAGAACTTGACGGGCACATCACTGATGGCAACAGGGAAATGTTCCTGGTTAAGTTCACCCCACAAGGCGTTAAGTTATGGTCGAGACTGCTGGGGGAAACATATGCTTCTACCGAAGCACACGGTGTCGCCGTTGATAGCGACAGCAGCGTCTATGTTACAGGATTTTCCAGCAAATTAGTTCATCCTTATGCTTTCGACGGTAACCCATTTGTCGGCGATACAGATACCTTCCTCGTGAAATACCGCAGCAATGGAGATAAAGTGTGGTCCAAACTATTGGGTGCGTCGTCATCTTATACTGGTTTTCCAAAGACCATTGGGAACGGAATTGCAGTTGATTCATCATCTAATATTTACATAACCGGTTGGACTACAGGTCAATTTGATGCCAACGACTCATCTCATTGGCCGTATTCGTCTGTATTCAATGCTAAATTCGACGTCAACGGGAACCTCCAATGGGCAAAGACATTCGGTTCCGGAACCGTTGCCTCGAGAGCCAATGGGGTCGCAGCCGATAACCAAGGCAACACTTACATCGCAGGTTACAATTACAATTCCCACGCAAGCCTTCTTCTTTTGAAATTCGACAGCAATGGCAATGTGCAATGGTCGAAGGAAGAACAAACTGCCACTTCTGATGCTGTTTTCCAAGCGGTTGCTGTAGATGCTTCCGGGAATGTGTACCCCACAGGGTACACCCAAGTTGCTCTAGACGGGAATATAGTGACAGGTGTTGGTGATATAGTGGTTGTTAAGTATGGTCCGAATGGAGACAAAAAGTGGCAAAAACAACTGGGGTTCTCAGGTGTTTTCATGGCTGGTTACGGCTGTGCAGTGGGGCCTGAAAGTCTGTACGTAACAGGGTCTGCCTATTCCCACTGGGACCTCACCCCATCAGTGGTAACCAGTGGAACGGATATGATAATTGCGGGGTTTGACTTGTCATCTGGCTTTCATTAG
- a CDS encoding GDYXXLXY domain-containing protein: protein MRVKFIALVLLQALLLAGIAGYRQWWVATGTSVLLRTEPVDPRDLFRGDYVQLTYGITNLDIDQLGARDDFRRNDRVYVLLQREADGTYRPTALRTIEPTSGTYIQGRVLRGATPISRWEITVRDDAGAIQVLRPRWFTFKQGDRIRLCLNAQDAVMNISRADSGDGCWNKEWRQVIGTVEEVRERRSRQVAVNYGIENYFVEEGKGRAIEAARNASDLRVEVSLRRDGKGTITGLLMDGKRLR from the coding sequence ATGCGCGTGAAATTCATTGCCCTCGTCCTCCTGCAGGCCCTTCTCCTCGCGGGGATCGCCGGGTACCGCCAGTGGTGGGTCGCCACTGGAACCAGCGTCCTGCTCCGCACCGAACCGGTGGACCCCCGGGACCTCTTCCGGGGGGATTACGTGCAGCTCACCTACGGCATCACCAACCTGGATATCGACCAGCTCGGAGCGCGGGATGATTTCCGGCGCAACGACCGGGTCTACGTCCTGCTTCAGCGGGAGGCCGACGGCACGTACCGCCCCACGGCCCTCCGCACGATCGAACCGACATCCGGCACCTATATCCAGGGGCGGGTACTGAGGGGGGCGACCCCGATTTCGCGCTGGGAAATTACGGTGCGCGACGATGCCGGAGCGATACAGGTGCTGCGCCCCCGCTGGTTCACCTTCAAACAGGGGGATCGCATTCGCCTCTGCCTCAATGCCCAGGATGCCGTCATGAACATAAGCAGGGCCGACTCCGGCGACGGCTGCTGGAACAAGGAGTGGCGCCAGGTGATCGGCACCGTGGAGGAAGTGCGGGAGCGCCGGAGCCGCCAGGTAGCGGTTAACTACGGCATCGAGAACTATTTTGTCGAAGAAGGGAAGGGGCGGGCCATCGAAGCCGCCCGCAACGCCAGTGACCTGCGGGTGGAGGTGAGCCTCCGCCGCGACGGCAAGGGGACCATCACCGGCCTGCTTATGGACGGGAAACGGCTGCGCTGA
- a CDS encoding DUF2157 domain-containing protein gives MRVNCPKCGLSGQMDDARIPGQGGHLTCPRCKERFFVAKEESPPAPPPVAAPPPRAAEKSPAAGGVASAGAHDEGISFVRKLERETAAWQDEGLIDAGQRDRIMARYRRLREVEEKAGPGRLVTVISVLGSILVGVGILLFISSNWSEIPRWGKLAIIFSAMLGSYDAGYRLRYEGGTFPRVGASLIFLGTVIFGGGIFLVAQIFHVSVHYPNGPLMWGLAILPLAYLLRFKSILTLAIGVLLVWLGTEAGFHLEGEYGYSGLAMISLFLAAGLLLWGVGLAHRGAPALRDMAAPWLQLGVAVTFLCAFFLTFAEVFRHWRAADGLSPFLGVMGVLFCGAVLLRARLREPEKGWKAEILILCAAMAGVIYLATGFTGVNTEGGASAVAIVANLIYAAGLIGIIVLGYLRRTTAYINLGLIFFVIDIIARYVDFFWKLLPRSLFFIAGGLILLAGGVFLERKRRSVIESFHKGEVA, from the coding sequence ATGCGGGTAAATTGCCCGAAGTGCGGCCTTTCCGGCCAGATGGACGACGCGCGCATTCCCGGTCAGGGGGGGCACCTAACCTGCCCCCGCTGCAAAGAGCGGTTCTTCGTGGCGAAGGAGGAGTCGCCTCCAGCCCCGCCCCCCGTTGCCGCTCCGCCTCCCCGTGCCGCGGAAAAATCTCCGGCCGCCGGGGGCGTCGCCTCCGCCGGGGCGCACGACGAGGGGATCTCCTTTGTCCGGAAGCTCGAACGGGAGACCGCGGCGTGGCAGGATGAGGGGCTCATCGACGCGGGGCAGCGGGACCGTATCATGGCCCGCTACCGGCGGCTTCGCGAGGTGGAGGAGAAGGCGGGGCCGGGGAGGCTGGTGACGGTCATCTCGGTGCTCGGCTCGATCCTCGTGGGGGTCGGCATCCTTCTCTTCATCTCCTCCAACTGGTCCGAGATTCCCCGCTGGGGAAAGCTCGCCATCATCTTCTCCGCCATGCTAGGAAGCTACGACGCCGGCTACCGGCTCCGCTACGAGGGGGGGACCTTCCCCAGGGTTGGTGCCTCTCTCATCTTCCTCGGCACCGTGATCTTCGGCGGCGGCATCTTCCTCGTCGCCCAGATCTTCCACGTATCAGTCCACTACCCGAACGGCCCCCTCATGTGGGGGCTCGCCATCCTTCCCCTGGCCTACCTGCTCCGGTTCAAAAGCATCCTCACCCTGGCCATCGGCGTGCTGCTCGTCTGGCTCGGCACGGAGGCCGGGTTTCACCTCGAAGGGGAGTACGGCTACAGCGGGCTGGCGATGATCTCGCTCTTTCTTGCCGCCGGGCTCCTCCTCTGGGGCGTGGGGCTCGCCCACCGGGGCGCTCCGGCGCTTCGCGACATGGCGGCGCCATGGCTCCAACTGGGCGTGGCCGTCACCTTCCTCTGCGCCTTTTTCCTTACCTTTGCCGAGGTCTTTCGCCACTGGCGGGCCGCTGACGGACTCAGCCCCTTCCTGGGGGTGATGGGGGTCCTCTTCTGCGGCGCGGTCCTTCTCCGGGCGCGGCTCCGGGAGCCGGAAAAGGGGTGGAAGGCCGAGATTCTCATCCTCTGTGCTGCCATGGCGGGCGTCATCTATCTCGCCACCGGCTTCACCGGCGTAAATACCGAAGGCGGGGCAAGCGCCGTCGCCATCGTGGCCAATCTGATCTACGCCGCCGGTTTGATAGGTATCATCGTCCTCGGCTACCTGCGCCGCACGACCGCCTACATCAACCTGGGGCTCATCTTCTTCGTCATCGACATCATCGCCCGCTACGTGGATTTCTTCTGGAAGCTGCTCCCCCGCTCCCTCTTTTTCATCGCGGGGGGGCTCATCCTGCTGGCGGGTGGCGTTTTCCTCGAACGTAAGCGCCGCAGCGTCATCGAGTCGTTCCACAAAGGGGAGGTGGCCTGA
- a CDS encoding SAM-dependent methyltransferase, whose translation MSNQRTPWDERYDTADFAYGREPNAFLAGKGGMIPTGDVLCLAEGEGRNAVFLAKLGHRVVAVDSSAVGLAKAARLAGDNGVRIETVTADLAEFALEPGRWDAIVSIFCHVPLPVRRALHHKVVEGLRPGGLFILEAYTPAQLALRTGGPPSEDMMMTLAGLREELAGLEFVEGREIERDVVEGRLHTGRGAVVQVVARKP comes from the coding sequence ATGTCCAACCAGAGAACACCATGGGATGAACGATACGATACGGCCGATTTCGCCTACGGGCGGGAGCCCAACGCCTTCCTCGCCGGGAAGGGCGGGATGATTCCGACGGGGGATGTCCTTTGCCTGGCGGAAGGGGAGGGGCGAAATGCCGTCTTTCTGGCGAAGCTGGGGCATCGGGTGGTGGCGGTGGATTCCTCTGCCGTGGGGCTGGCCAAGGCAGCGCGGCTGGCCGGGGATAACGGCGTGCGGATCGAGACGGTGACCGCCGATCTGGCCGAATTTGCCCTGGAGCCGGGGCGGTGGGACGCCATTGTTTCCATCTTCTGCCATGTGCCGCTCCCGGTGCGCCGGGCTCTCCACCACAAGGTGGTCGAGGGGCTGCGCCCCGGCGGGCTCTTCATTCTGGAGGCATACACCCCGGCGCAACTGGCGCTTCGGACCGGCGGCCCGCCGTCGGAGGATATGATGATGACCCTGGCCGGTCTGCGGGAAGAGCTTGCCGGACTGGAGTTTGTGGAGGGGCGGGAGATTGAGCGTGACGTGGTGGAGGGGCGGCTCCACACGGGCCGCGGCGCCGTGGTGCAGGTGGTGGCGCGGAAACCGTGA
- a CDS encoding YkgJ family cysteine cluster protein, with the protein MWQELMDEIMDQQALFDVAVRDWLAGYALKKGTIHCGKGCHACCSLAVNCTFTEALAVSGVLADRHAAPLAGHAAEIRAAAFAAPDFPSFLRARRSLGGCPFLDSDGACGIYDRRPFSCRSLLSTKESRWCGADFSTLSREEKQGFVESLDQSVVAFPMHYVKATQDLGQDFESCAAGRMAETFGFNLYGNLPVLVHLEREHRLSETAAGGVNAVRDLVERAGCNHPFLVTFSP; encoded by the coding sequence ATGTGGCAAGAGCTTATGGATGAAATAATGGACCAGCAGGCGCTGTTCGACGTTGCCGTCAGGGACTGGCTTGCCGGATACGCCCTGAAGAAGGGGACGATCCACTGCGGGAAGGGGTGCCATGCCTGCTGCAGCCTGGCGGTGAACTGCACGTTCACCGAGGCCCTCGCCGTTTCGGGAGTCCTTGCCGACCGCCATGCCGCCCCCCTTGCCGGGCACGCGGCGGAAATCCGGGCCGCCGCCTTCGCCGCACCTGATTTCCCGTCGTTTCTCCGGGCGCGCCGCTCCCTGGGGGGCTGCCCCTTTCTCGACTCAGACGGCGCTTGCGGCATTTACGACCGGCGCCCCTTCTCCTGCCGCTCACTCCTTTCCACCAAGGAGAGCCGCTGGTGCGGCGCCGACTTCTCGACCCTTTCGCGGGAGGAAAAACAGGGGTTCGTGGAGAGCCTCGACCAGAGCGTTGTGGCGTTTCCCATGCACTACGTGAAAGCGACCCAGGACCTGGGGCAGGACTTCGAGAGCTGTGCCGCCGGCCGCATGGCGGAAACCTTCGGCTTCAACCTCTACGGAAACCTCCCGGTCCTCGTCCATCTGGAGCGGGAGCATCGCCTGAGCGAAACCGCCGCCGGGGGAGTTAATGCGGTGCGCGACCTGGTGGAGCGGGCCGGCTGCAACCACCCCTTCCTCGTGACCTTTTCACCCTGA
- a CDS encoding DNA-3-methyladenine glycosylase I: MGDDMTIRCGWCGTDPLYIAYHDEEWGVPVHDDRHLFEMLILEGAQAGLSWLTILRKREAYRRAFANFDAETVAAWSEPEVQRLLADGGIVRNRLKIESVIKNARGVLKIREEFGSLDAYLWGFVDHRPRQNAWRTLAEVPARTEQSDAMGKDLKRRGFNFVGSTICYAFMQAVGMVNDHVTSCCRYGEIRQQVQRESG; this comes from the coding sequence ATGGGAGATGATATGACCATAAGATGCGGCTGGTGCGGCACCGACCCCCTATACATCGCCTACCATGACGAGGAGTGGGGTGTTCCGGTGCACGACGACCGGCACCTTTTCGAGATGCTGATCCTTGAGGGTGCCCAGGCGGGGCTTTCGTGGCTGACGATCCTCCGCAAGCGCGAGGCGTACCGCCGGGCCTTCGCCAATTTCGATGCGGAAACGGTCGCCGCCTGGTCCGAGCCGGAGGTGCAGCGCCTTCTGGCCGACGGGGGAATTGTGCGGAACCGCCTGAAGATCGAGTCGGTCATAAAAAACGCGCGGGGAGTCCTGAAAATCCGGGAGGAGTTCGGATCGCTGGATGCGTACCTATGGGGCTTCGTGGATCACCGGCCCCGGCAGAACGCCTGGCGCACCCTTGCGGAAGTGCCGGCCCGGACGGAGCAGTCCGATGCCATGGGCAAGGATTTGAAGCGGCGGGGATTCAATTTCGTGGGGTCCACCATCTGCTACGCCTTCATGCAGGCCGTGGGGATGGTGAACGACCACGTGACCTCCTGCTGCCGCTACGGGGAGATCCGGCAACAGGTTCAGCGGGAGTCAGGGTGA
- the cowN gene encoding N(2)-fixation sustaining protein CowN has translation MKAKETDRYVTFKGIDGDGNARRLVAMMRRHIDNPETSNPFWEHFKKKLALCNSPESNNGRVLDELFLIHSYINNIRELLEEQDDREALQLLDRIEEESC, from the coding sequence ATGAAAGCAAAGGAGACTGACCGTTATGTGACGTTCAAGGGAATCGACGGAGACGGCAACGCGCGCCGCTTGGTCGCCATGATGCGGCGGCATATCGACAATCCGGAAACGAGCAATCCCTTCTGGGAACACTTCAAAAAGAAGCTCGCTCTCTGCAACTCCCCCGAATCGAACAACGGCCGCGTGCTCGACGAGCTATTCCTGATCCACTCCTACATCAACAATATCCGTGAATTGCTCGAGGAGCAGGATGATCGCGAGGCACTGCAACTGCTGGACAGGATCGAGGAAGAGTCCTGCTAG
- a CDS encoding DMT family transporter — MKKTALQSAILSATLFGISPVACKAIIGEMPSSLLAGLLYLGSGIGLTGVVFHRGTDIRRHLLNLSLRQKCLLAGAILSGGVAAPLFLAYAIQRGTASEVALLLNFEAVATTLLAWLIFHENIGRRLWLGKLLIVAASVLVVSTGAGALHVSIPGLAVLAACLFWGIDNNLTRELETIPAPLLASLKGWSAGLFNVLMSLVLFRGHVTAFQITGALLIGALSYGASLVLFIHALREIGSARTSTWFASGPFIGSVLSVILLGERPPGEYWLAALIMVSGVFLLYGEAHRHFHRHDAVAHSHSHEHDEHHHHEHVEGESEEKHEHFHVHEPITHSHVHWPDIHHRHSH; from the coding sequence ATGAAAAAAACAGCCCTGCAATCGGCAATTCTCTCCGCAACGCTCTTCGGCATTTCTCCGGTCGCTTGCAAAGCCATTATCGGAGAGATGCCATCATCACTTCTCGCCGGACTTCTCTATCTCGGGTCGGGCATCGGTCTTACCGGCGTGGTGTTCCATCGGGGGACCGACATTCGCCGACACCTGCTGAACCTTTCCTTGAGACAGAAGTGCCTTTTGGCGGGGGCCATCCTTTCGGGCGGCGTTGCGGCGCCGCTCTTTCTCGCCTATGCCATACAACGGGGGACAGCAAGCGAGGTGGCACTGCTGCTGAACTTCGAGGCGGTTGCCACAACCCTGCTTGCGTGGCTGATATTTCACGAAAATATCGGACGGAGGTTATGGCTGGGGAAATTGTTGATCGTGGCCGCGTCGGTGCTGGTCGTCTCCACCGGTGCCGGCGCTCTGCACGTGTCGATTCCTGGTCTGGCCGTGCTTGCCGCCTGCCTATTCTGGGGTATCGACAACAACCTGACGCGAGAACTTGAAACAATTCCCGCCCCTCTTTTGGCAAGCCTCAAGGGATGGAGCGCCGGTTTGTTCAACGTGCTCATGTCCCTGGTTCTCTTCAGAGGCCACGTCACGGCATTCCAAATCACCGGGGCGCTTCTCATTGGCGCATTGAGCTATGGCGCCAGCCTGGTGCTCTTCATTCACGCCCTGAGAGAGATCGGTTCCGCCAGAACCAGCACCTGGTTTGCTTCGGGGCCGTTCATCGGTTCGGTGCTTTCGGTTATCCTCCTGGGAGAGCGGCCGCCGGGAGAGTACTGGCTTGCGGCACTGATAATGGTTTCCGGGGTGTTTTTACTGTACGGGGAAGCCCATCGACACTTCCATCGCCATGACGCGGTTGCCCATTCCCACTCCCACGAGCATGACGAGCATCATCACCATGAGCACGTCGAAGGCGAGAGTGAAGAAAAGCACGAACATTTCCACGTCCACGAACCGATTACCCATTCCCATGTCCACTGGCCGGACATCCATCATCGGCATAGTCATTAG
- a CDS encoding metal-dependent hydrolase → MTPRRFFSIVFAAALLALLPVLALAAPLTQVTWLGQSAYKIVTPGGRILFIDPWIDNPKNPKGAETLAAIDKADLILLTHGHGDHIGNTVEIAKKTGAQLVATFDLGKAMVQYGGFPEKQFGFATTGYFGGHIALLDGEVKVAFIPAVHGSGLEAAEGAAVPVKSLQYGGQPGGFVISVKNGPAIYHTGDTDLFGDMALVKDFGPIDLMLVCIGDKFTMGPKRAAQAVKLTGARVAVPMHYGTFPVLTGTPGEFAEETKKASPGTTVKILQVGETLTLPLAHAMKPPRGAGR, encoded by the coding sequence ATGACCCCGAGACGTTTTTTCAGCATCGTGTTTGCCGCCGCTCTTTTAGCACTCCTGCCGGTTCTCGCCCTGGCCGCGCCGCTGACCCAGGTCACCTGGCTTGGCCAATCGGCCTACAAAATCGTCACCCCCGGCGGCAGGATTCTCTTCATCGACCCATGGATCGACAATCCCAAGAACCCCAAGGGGGCGGAAACCCTTGCCGCCATTGACAAGGCGGACCTGATCCTCCTCACCCATGGTCATGGCGACCACATTGGCAATACGGTGGAGATTGCCAAAAAGACCGGTGCCCAGCTGGTGGCCACCTTTGATCTGGGCAAAGCCATGGTCCAGTATGGCGGTTTTCCGGAGAAGCAGTTCGGCTTTGCCACCACGGGGTATTTCGGTGGACATATTGCGCTCCTTGACGGCGAGGTGAAGGTGGCGTTCATTCCGGCCGTGCACGGTTCGGGCCTCGAAGCGGCCGAAGGCGCGGCGGTGCCGGTGAAGAGCCTCCAGTACGGGGGACAGCCGGGGGGCTTCGTCATCTCGGTCAAGAATGGCCCGGCCATCTACCATACCGGCGATACGGACCTGTTCGGCGACATGGCGCTGGTGAAGGATTTCGGCCCCATCGACCTGATGCTGGTCTGTATCGGCGACAAGTTCACCATGGGGCCGAAGCGGGCGGCCCAGGCGGTGAAGCTGACGGGCGCCAGGGTTGCCGTGCCGATGCACTACGGCACCTTCCCGGTACTGACCGGCACCCCCGGCGAGTTCGCCGAGGAGACGAAAAAGGCCAGCCCCGGCACCACCGTGAAGATTCTCCAGGTGGGGGAGACCTTGACCCTGCCCCTGGCGCATGCAATGAAGCCGCCCCGAGGCGCCGGGAGGTGA
- a CDS encoding DUF1456 family protein, producing MTNNDLLRRLRYALNLNGETIAGLCALGGHDIKPIDVLKLLKKEEEPGFAACDDQFLRNFIRGLTLGDRSS from the coding sequence ATGACCAATAACGATCTGCTCCGCAGGCTCCGCTACGCCCTGAACCTGAATGGCGAAACCATTGCCGGATTATGCGCGTTGGGCGGCCATGACATCAAACCGATCGATGTGCTGAAGCTGCTGAAGAAAGAGGAAGAGCCGGGCTTTGCTGCCTGCGACGACCAGTTCCTCCGCAACTTCATACGGGGGTTGACGCTTGGGGACCGGTCTTCCTGA
- a CDS encoding RluA family pseudouridine synthase, whose protein sequence is MPAAKRPTTKHHPKGLTVLYEDKDVIVVEKPCGLLTIGTDRDKSRTVHTILNEYVRKGDHRSRNRVYIVHRLDRDTSGILILAKSEAAKMYLQEHWQDTDKRYLTVVRGRLAVKAGTISSCLAENSALKVYSTPDPALGKLSHTEYAVIKEAKGFSLLEIHLLTGRKHQIRVHLSEMGHPVVGDRKYGKGSESHGNLALHARSLSFTHPVSGKRLTFETRIPDYFTRLVGSIAMPTAAPVGTPAKDTP, encoded by the coding sequence ATGCCTGCTGCCAAACGCCCGACAACCAAACATCACCCCAAAGGACTTACGGTCCTTTACGAGGACAAGGATGTCATCGTGGTGGAAAAGCCGTGCGGCCTCCTGACGATTGGGACGGACCGGGACAAGTCGCGAACGGTTCATACCATTCTCAACGAGTACGTCCGCAAGGGCGATCACCGCTCCAGAAACCGGGTCTACATCGTCCATCGCCTTGATCGGGATACCTCCGGCATCCTGATCCTCGCCAAGAGTGAAGCCGCCAAGATGTATCTGCAGGAGCACTGGCAGGATACCGACAAGCGCTACCTAACGGTCGTGCGTGGCAGGCTCGCGGTGAAGGCAGGGACAATCAGCAGCTGCCTGGCTGAGAACAGCGCCCTTAAGGTCTATTCAACCCCTGACCCGGCGCTGGGGAAGCTGTCCCATACGGAGTACGCGGTCATCAAGGAGGCGAAAGGGTTCAGCCTGCTGGAGATCCACCTCCTTACCGGACGCAAGCATCAGATACGGGTGCACCTGTCGGAAATGGGCCACCCCGTCGTGGGGGACAGAAAATACGGCAAGGGGAGCGAGTCCCATGGCAACCTGGCGCTCCATGCCCGGTCGCTCTCATTCACCCATCCGGTCAGCGGCAAACGGCTGACCTTTGAAACCCGCATCCCCGATTATTTCACCCGCCTGGTCGGAAGCATCGCAATGCCGACAGCCGCACCGGTCGGGACTCCCGCAAAGGATACACCATGA
- a CDS encoding type II toxin-antitoxin system ParD family antitoxin, protein MQKNTSVTLGPHYEKFISQQVAQGRFGSASEAIRAGLRLLEERETKLSLLRRALIEGDESGTADYSLKDLINEIDDEGLN, encoded by the coding sequence ATGCAAAAAAATACCAGTGTCACGTTAGGTCCGCACTACGAGAAATTCATTTCCCAGCAGGTCGCCCAGGGCCGCTTTGGTTCGGCAAGCGAGGCTATCCGGGCTGGTCTACGGCTTCTGGAGGAACGGGAGACCAAGCTTTCCCTGTTGCGACGCGCGCTTATCGAAGGTGATGAAAGCGGCACCGCCGATTATTCCCTGAAGGACCTGATCAATGAGATTGACGATGAAGGTCTCAACTGA
- a CDS encoding type II toxin-antitoxin system RelE/ParE family toxin, which produces MPSFTLTNLAKADLKEIGQYTQKHWGRDQRNLYLGMPDASFRQLADNLLAGKDCSDIRDGYRKFRTGSHVIFYRQKSDDAIEIVRILHGRMDCDTRLYSA; this is translated from the coding sequence ATGCCTTCTTTCACCCTCACCAACCTGGCGAAAGCTGATTTGAAAGAAATCGGACAGTACACACAAAAGCATTGGGGGCGCGACCAACGCAACCTCTATCTGGGAATGCCGGATGCTTCCTTTCGGCAACTGGCAGACAATCTCCTTGCGGGTAAGGATTGCAGCGATATTCGGGATGGGTACCGGAAATTCCGCACCGGTAGCCATGTAATCTTTTATCGGCAAAAGTCCGATGACGCCATCGAGATTGTCCGTATTCTGCATGGGCGCATGGATTGTGACACGCGGCTTTATTCGGCCTGA